One window from the genome of Cricetulus griseus strain 17A/GY chromosome 2, alternate assembly CriGri-PICRH-1.0, whole genome shotgun sequence encodes:
- the Calhm4 gene encoding calcium homeostasis modulator protein 4, translating to MSPTLNCLLSSLQRSGTCTNSLIAILTICGQQLFSSYTFSCPCQVGKNFYYGSAFLVVPALILLIAGYALRGQMWTTVSEYCCCSCTPPYRRSSPLERRLACLMFFNITGRALVAPLTWLTVTLMTGTYYECAASEFASVDQYPMFANVTASKREEILAGFPCYTSAPSDVIPVRDEVALLHRYQSQMLAWILIILATIALLISNCLARCCSPLTSMQHHYWTNHLQSERALFEQAAEEHSRLLIRHRIKKVFGFLPGSEDIKHIRIPSCQDWRDISIPNILCVGDTSQGPYSFLGDRVVEENEEERQEGIELKP from the exons ATGAGCCCAACTCTCAATTGTCTTCTCTCATCTCTGCAGAGAAGTGGAACCTGCACCAATTCTTTGATTGCGATTTTGACTATTTGTGGGCAGCAACTGTTCTCCTCTTATACATTCAGTTGTCCATGTCAAGTCGGAAAAAATTTCTATTATGGTTCAGCTTTTCTTGTGGTTCCTGCCTTGATCCTCCTGATTGCTGGCTATGCTTTAAGAGGCCAAATGTGGACCACTGTCAGCGAATACTGCTGCTGCAGCTGCACCCCTCCCTACCGGAGAAGCAGCCCTCTGGAGAGAAGGCTAGCCTGCCTGATGTTCTTCAACATCACTGGGAGGGCACTGGTTGCTCCGTTGACATGGCTGACAGTGACCCTGATGACGGGCACCTACTATGAATGTGCAGCAAGTGAGTTTGCCTCTGTGGACCAGTACCCCATGTTTGCTAATGTCACTGCCAGCAAACGGGAAGAAATCCTAGCTGGATTTCCATGCTACACGTCAGCTCCTTCTGATGTCATTCCAGTAAGAGATGAAGTGGCTCTTCTACACAGATACCAGTCACAA ATGCTGGCCTGGATTTTGATCATTTTGGCAACCAttgctcttctgatctccaaCTGTCTGGCACGATGCTGctctcccctcacctccatgCAGCATCACTACTGGACCAACCACCTCCAGAGTGAGAGAGCTCTCTTTGAACAAGCTGCAGAGGAGCACTCTCGACTTCTCATCAGACATCGCATCAAGAAAGTCTTTGGCTTCCTTCCTGGGAGTGAAGACATCAAACACATTCGTATTCCCTCAtgccaggactggagagatattTCCATACCCAATATTCTATGCGTGGGTGACACCTCACAGGGTCCCTATAGCTTCCTGGGAGACAGGGTGGTtgaggaaaatgaagaagagagacAAGAAGGTATTGAATTGAAACCTTGA